A single window of Colletotrichum destructivum chromosome 9, complete sequence DNA harbors:
- a CDS encoding Putative GNAT domain, acyl-CoA N-acyltransferase: MSKPEFHVRPGTSADLPAVVDIYVASFGGDWAVEKMHPRCREFPDDLRAWAHRYFYARYWGPEQQIFHVVVVPDPTASPSGERIAAFAWWRRPYPTPEEKSAAEGWLTLRGWLKPVLLAANSLSGYLWPSRSLDPAMADMFDDTHAATDPLKDDPAHPRRRNAWYLSTLGAHPEFQGKGYGSLLVREGLRQADTEDVSAWLIGLAGVEPFYERLGFVVKGRANVGRLAEWDGGAIMYRE, from the coding sequence ATGTCCAAGCCGGAGTTCCACGTGCGTCCGGGCACCTCAGCTGACCtgcccgccgtcgtcgacatctACGTCGCCTCCTTCGGCGGCGACTgggccgtcgagaagatgcACCCCCGCTGCCGCGAGTTTCCCGACGACCTCCGCGCCTGGGCCCACCGCTACTTTTACGCCCGGTACTGGGGCCCCGAGCAGCAGATCTTTCACGTCGTGGTCGTCCCGGACCCGACCGCGTCGCCCTCGGGCGAGCGCATCGCCGCTTTCGCCTGGTGGCGCCGGCCGTACCCAACCCCCGAGGAGAagtcggcggccgagggctgGCTCACCCTCCGCGGCTGGCTCAAGCCCGTCCTTCTGGCCGCCAACTCGCTCTCGGGCTACCTCTGGCCGTCGCGGTCCCTCGACCCGGCCATGGCCGACATGTTCGACGACACCCACGCCGCCACGGACCCGCTCAAGGACGACCCGGCGCACCCGCGGCGCAGGAACGCGTGGTACCTCTCCACGCTGGGCGCCCATCCCGAATTCCAGGGCAAGGGGTACGGCTCGCTGCTCGTGCGGGAGGGCCTGCGGCAGGCCGACACGGAGGACGTGTCGGCGTGGCTCATCGGCCTCGCGGGCGTCGAGCCCTTTTACGAGAGGCTTggcttcgtcgtcaaggGGCGGGCCAACGTCGGCAGGCTTGCCGAgtgggacggcggcgccatcatGTACCGGGAGTAG